The following coding sequences are from one Thermofilaceae archaeon window:
- a CDS encoding threonine--tRNA ligase, with amino-acid sequence MRLLLIHAERFEYEVRQRALEEAEELGESGGRGRVENALVCFVTVEGVDEANLAWVVSRAADEIEGVAQKLAVKRVVIYPYAHLSSDLAKPTVALKALKELASALEGRGFEVSRAPFGWYKRFTISCVGHPLAELSRTIRPAEAVEEYAVLTPEGTILPLREFDLSTAPDDFKQLVRREVYGEGGAGGEPKYLDYCRKFGIEWEPFSDQGHMRYGPEASIMIDLLSEYAWSCALSLGLPIFKVRGTNMFDLSVPAVKQHADLFGDRLYTIEVGQKKFVLRYAACHQQFAMLRDWNISYRHLPFGVFEVADSYRLEQPGELTLCFRLRKFLMPDLHILTHDLEEAKRLSLKVHEKIYEEVRKVGRDYVSIYNLTRSFAAENQDYLAELVAREGKPALLHFVPEGKYYWVINVEYNVIDQLGRPREIGTFQIDVGNAERFGITYTDESGARRYPVIIHTAIIGSLERYLYLLFDTAAAEEAKGRKPSLPLWLSPVQVRVIPVSSDYTGYALEVAEKLNSLAIRADVDDRDESLSKKIRDAEVKWIPYIVVIGAREVEKGVLNVRRRSGGIEEMGLDKLVQELEEKLKGYPRAQMTIPVRLSQRPGY; translated from the coding sequence TTGAGGCTCCTGCTGATACACGCTGAGCGTTTCGAGTACGAAGTTCGACAGAGGGCGCTGGAGGAGGCGGAAGAGCTGGGCGAGAGCGGCGGGAGAGGGAGAGTTGAGAACGCGCTCGTCTGCTTCGTTACTGTCGAGGGTGTCGACGAGGCCAATCTGGCTTGGGTAGTTTCCAGGGCCGCTGATGAGATCGAGGGCGTGGCCCAGAAGCTCGCTGTAAAGAGGGTTGTGATCTACCCATACGCGCACCTTTCGAGCGATCTAGCGAAGCCAACCGTTGCATTGAAGGCCCTAAAGGAGCTAGCATCCGCGCTCGAGGGGCGCGGCTTCGAAGTTTCAAGAGCTCCATTCGGGTGGTACAAGCGCTTTACCATCTCTTGCGTAGGGCACCCCCTCGCCGAGCTCTCCAGAACCATAAGGCCCGCAGAGGCTGTAGAGGAGTACGCGGTTTTAACGCCGGAGGGCACCATACTTCCTTTACGCGAGTTCGATTTGAGCACGGCGCCGGATGACTTCAAGCAACTCGTACGTAGGGAGGTTTACGGTGAGGGTGGTGCCGGAGGTGAACCGAAATACCTGGACTACTGCAGGAAGTTCGGGATCGAGTGGGAGCCTTTCTCGGATCAGGGTCACATGAGGTACGGCCCTGAGGCCTCGATCATGATAGACCTGCTATCGGAGTACGCTTGGAGCTGCGCCCTCTCGCTGGGCCTACCAATCTTCAAGGTTAGGGGTACAAACATGTTTGATCTGAGCGTCCCTGCAGTCAAGCAGCACGCCGACCTCTTTGGGGACAGGCTCTATACCATTGAAGTCGGGCAGAAGAAGTTCGTGTTGAGGTACGCGGCCTGCCACCAGCAGTTCGCGATGCTGAGGGACTGGAACATCAGCTACAGGCACCTCCCCTTCGGGGTATTCGAGGTGGCCGACAGCTACAGGCTCGAGCAGCCTGGCGAGCTCACCCTCTGCTTCAGGTTGCGCAAGTTCTTGATGCCGGACCTGCACATCCTTACCCACGACTTAGAGGAGGCTAAGCGCCTCTCCCTCAAAGTTCATGAGAAGATCTACGAAGAGGTTAGGAAGGTGGGTAGAGACTACGTCTCCATATACAATCTGACGCGCAGTTTCGCGGCTGAAAACCAGGATTACTTGGCCGAGCTTGTAGCGCGGGAGGGGAAGCCGGCCCTCCTGCACTTCGTTCCTGAGGGCAAGTACTACTGGGTGATCAATGTGGAGTACAACGTAATAGACCAGCTGGGCAGGCCCCGCGAGATCGGGACCTTCCAGATCGACGTGGGCAACGCGGAGAGGTTCGGGATCACATACACTGATGAAAGCGGGGCTAGAAGGTACCCAGTCATCATCCACACAGCGATCATCGGGTCGCTCGAGCGCTACCTCTACCTGCTCTTCGATACAGCAGCTGCTGAGGAGGCTAAGGGAAGAAAGCCGTCACTCCCCCTATGGCTTTCCCCCGTCCAGGTCCGCGTGATTCCCGTATCCTCCGATTACACGGGGTACGCACTCGAAGTTGCAGAGAAGCTGAACTCGCTTGCGATACGGGCCGACGTCGACGATAGGGACGAGAGCCTGTCGAAGAAAATTAGGGATGCTGAAGTTAAGTGGATCCCTTACATCGTCGTAATCGGGGCGAGGGAGGTTGAAAAAGGAGT